In the Nitrospirota bacterium genome, one interval contains:
- a CDS encoding AI-2E family transporter, with amino-acid sequence MPIGNFYGFTLIVLILILGFLGFAVMRPFLSPIAWAGVLSILFYPLYDFLRRRLHFRSVASVATLLVILVLILGPFSYISFLLAQEISQMVDYLEAGKIASVLDVLKLPGIAWLVDRVKELLDMQEADIGKLLVQNLAAAGRQLLGQVGMGVRNVLGVALNFVFMSLTIFFFLRDGSQYLEHLRSYLPFPPEQRDRLERQVKDMVISTMYGGVVVAVVQGLLAGTTYYFLDVPSPVVWGIATSIMSFVPMLGAFSVWGPIVVYLFVKGAVVNAIILFIVGACVISVVDNVLRPIIVGERVKMPTVLIFFSVLGGIKLFGLIGLIMGPMSVALFISVFEIFRHFGERQHGAGARGEGGGGGS; translated from the coding sequence TAGTCCTCATCCTCATCCTCGGGTTCCTGGGGTTCGCGGTCATGAGGCCCTTCCTTTCGCCCATAGCCTGGGCGGGGGTGCTCTCGATACTTTTCTATCCGCTTTACGATTTCCTCAGGCGTCGGCTGCACTTCAGGTCCGTGGCCTCCGTGGCCACCCTCCTGGTCATTCTTGTCCTCATCCTGGGCCCTTTCTCCTACATATCCTTCCTGCTGGCGCAGGAGATTTCGCAGATGGTGGACTACCTGGAAGCGGGCAAGATAGCGAGCGTGCTGGACGTCCTGAAACTCCCCGGCATAGCCTGGCTGGTGGACCGGGTGAAGGAATTGCTGGACATGCAGGAGGCGGACATCGGGAAGCTCCTGGTGCAGAACCTTGCCGCGGCGGGCCGCCAGCTGCTGGGGCAGGTGGGCATGGGCGTGCGCAACGTGCTGGGCGTCGCCCTGAACTTCGTTTTCATGTCCCTGACCATTTTCTTCTTCCTTCGGGACGGCTCGCAGTACCTGGAGCACCTCAGGAGCTACCTGCCCTTCCCGCCGGAGCAGCGGGACCGCCTGGAGAGGCAGGTCAAGGACATGGTTATCTCCACGATGTACGGCGGCGTGGTAGTGGCCGTGGTGCAGGGCCTCCTTGCGGGCACTACGTACTATTTTCTGGACGTGCCCTCTCCGGTCGTCTGGGGAATCGCCACCTCCATCATGAGCTTCGTGCCCATGCTCGGAGCCTTCTCGGTATGGGGCCCCATCGTCGTCTACCTGTTCGTGAAAGGAGCCGTCGTCAACGCAATCATCCTTTTTATCGTCGGGGCGTGCGTCATCAGCGTCGTGGACAACGTCTTGAGACCCATCATCGTCGGCGAGCGCGTCAAGATGCCCACCGTCCTCATCTTCTTCAGCGTCCTCGGAGGGATAAAGCTCTTCGGCCTGATAGGCCTCATCATGGGCCCCATGAGCGTTGCGCTGTTCATCTCTGTGTTCGAGATATTCCGCCATTTCGGAGAAAGGCAGCATGGGGCCGGGGCACGGGGAGAGGGGGGAGGCGGAGGCTCGTGA